Proteins co-encoded in one Papaver somniferum cultivar HN1 chromosome 5, ASM357369v1, whole genome shotgun sequence genomic window:
- the LOC113283153 gene encoding uncharacterized protein LOC113283153 — MSNMEKIARSTPTKKIKVLNKRTKTMQQDMAELAGSVKTIAKAIEKPNKSSHEVDVRRFKKSLGNDFIFHGTEEPTDAEKWLLGIKKELKVMLVSEEDKVRFVTYMFHGDADFWWSSIERMENVSRMSWERFEELFLEKYFPPTAQAAKCMEFALLEQGDMSVTQLDKKFAELERHGQHLVPTQELRARKLECALKGPIRDRVVSHNHNTYAAVLKSALAVEASWDKTLKERESREKKKKVKQNPQARHKRPRTESPVNKEKKSGTECYNCREEGHYARDCPHPQRQRPQNTNHPRNQNVGNRPQNQPHSQNVGGRPHNQPRTNAPPFQPRQPNVQGKLNYVAEVRGEAENSVIEEFESGLRQ; from the exons ATGTCAAATATGGAAAAAATAGCTCGTTCTACTCCAACTAAGAAGATCAAGGTTCTGAATAAGAGAACCAAGACTATGCAGCAAGATATGGCAGAGCTAGCAGGTTCCGTGAAGACCATTGCTAAAGCTATAGAGAAGCCGAACAAATCCAGTCATGAAGTTGATGTACGAAGGTTCAAGAAATCTTTAGGTAATGACTTCATATTTCATGGAACCGAGGAACCAACTGATGCTGAAAAGTGGTTGCTGGGTATAAAGAAAGAATTGAAAGTTATGTTGGTTTCAGAGGAAGACAAAGTGAGATTTGTCACATACATGTTCCATGGGGATGCGGATTTTTGGTGGAGCTCCATTGAGAGAATGGAAAATGTATCACGGATGTCTTGGGAAAGATTTGAGgagttgtttttagagaaatatttCCCACCGACTGCTCAAGCTGCAAAATGTATGGAGTTTGCATTATTGGAGCAGGGGGATATGTCAGTAACTCAGTTAGATAAGAAGTTTGCAGAGTTAGAACGACATGGACAACATTTGGTACCGACCCAGGAGCTGAGGGCTCGTAAGCTAGAGTGTGCTTTGAAGGGACCCATTCGAGATAGGGTGGTCAGTCATAACCATAACACGTATGCTGCAGTCTTAAAATCTGCGTTGGCTGTTGAAGCTAGTTGGGATAAAACACTGAAAGAGAGAGAATCtcgtgaaaagaagaagaaggtgaaacaAAACCCACAAGCACGGCATAAGCGACCACGTACCGAATCTCCGGTGAATAAGGAGAAGAAGTCTGGGACAGAGTGTTATAATTGTAGAGAGGAAGGTCATTACGCTAGAGATTGCCCCCATCCACAGAGGCAGAGACCACAGAACACGAATCATCCACGTAATCAGAATGTTGGTAATAGACCGCAAAACCAGCCACATAGTCAGAATGTTGGTGGTAGACCTCATAATCAGCCACGTACTAACGCACCGCCATTCCAGCCGAGGCAACCAAATGTCCAAGGGAAGCTTAACTATGTTGCAGAGGTTAGAGGAGAAGCAGAGAACTCCGTTATCGAAG AGTTTGAGAGCGGCTTGAGGCAGTAA
- the LOC113279847 gene encoding aspartate, glycine, lysine and serine-rich protein-like — protein MVEITELMSTRPPIPSQDASQSVQQRVRVVISPPPPSPPSSQPESFLHSVTRYGKYQRKTNKSHSNVQSLSPTDRTANISLRVLTPCGICGRGICGRVGDAGGRGGSVTGGRGGETGGRGRGGGNVGGRVGGVTGGRGGGVTGGLGGGETRDRVGETGDRGGGGGGICVWGRGRGTPTAAPISSTPSPPSISEVCSSSGSPNVD, from the exons atggttgagattacagaaTTGATGTCAACGAGACCTCCTATTCCCTCTCAAGATGCATCTCAATCCGTGCAACAAAGGGTCAGGGTTGTTATATCTCCGCCACCTccatctccaccatcttctcaacctgag AGTTTCTTACATTCTGTTACAAGATATGGCAAATACCAGCGCAAAACTAACAAGTCTCACTCAAATGTCCAGAGCCTGTCACCAACAGACAGGACTGCGAATATATCTTTGAGAGTTCTTACACC TTGTGGAATTTGTGGTCGTGGAATTTGTGGTCGCGTTGGTGATGCTGGAGGTCGGGGTGGTAGTGTCACTGGAGGTCGTGGTGGTGAAACTGGTGGTCGTGGTCGGGGTGGTGGAAATGTTGGCGGTCGTGTTGGTGGTGTAACTGGAGGTCGTGGTGGTGGTGTAACTGGAGGTCTTGGAGGCGGTGAAACTAGAGATCGTGTTGGTGAAACTGGAGatcgtggtggtggtggtggtggtatttgTGTTtggggaagaggaagaggaacacCAACAGCAGCACCCATATCTTCGACTCCTTCTCCTCCTTCAATTTCTGAAGTTTGTTCATCTTCTGGATCACCAAACGTGGATTGA